A single genomic interval of Bradyrhizobium sp. sBnM-33 harbors:
- a CDS encoding efflux RND transporter permease subunit yields the protein MALNISAWSIRNPLPSIVFSIILLVLGWVSFTKLAVTRLPSADIPVISVAVAQFGAAPAELEAQVTKTIEDGVSGVEGVRHISSSITDGLSVTTIQFALETNTDRALNDVKDAVTRVRSNLPQNVNEPLIQRVDVIGLPIVTYAAISPGKTPEQLSYFVDDVVKRALQGVRGVAQVERIGGVEREILVSLDPDRLQAAGLTAVNVSQILRGTNVDLAGGRAEIGKNDQAIRTLAGAKTLNDLAGTMIPLFGGGEVRLDDLGTVTDTIADRRTFARFNGEPVVALGIKRSKGASDVVVAEAVQKRIDALKVAHPDVDLKLIDTSVNFTKGNYDAAISTLFEGAILAVIVVLLFLRDIRATIIAAISLPLSIFPAFWAMDLLGFSLNLVSFLAITLSTGILVDDAIVEIENIVRHMRMGKSPYRAALEAADEIGLAVIAISLTIIAIFAPASFMSGIAGQFFKQFGITVSVQVFFSLLAARFVTPVLAAYFLKDHPHEDPPPGRILQTYTKLVTWSVRHYFITVLIGFGVFAASIWSITLLPQGFLPAQDTARSLLAMELPPGSQLAYTEKVTEEIVARLRKRPEVKSIFVDGGRVPPGTQEVRRAALIINYTPKADRKITQRQLELEIGQELENVPDIRFWFLDENGLRAISLVVTGTDSNIVNNVASELATQMKRIPIIANVISETALDRPELRIRPRAELAARLGVSTESLSQTIRVATIGDVGPALAKFDAGDRQVPIRVQLEDSARSDLQMLQQLRVPLGQRGERGGVPLSVVADIQLDQGPTSINRYDRERQATVAADLVGTAALGDATKLIYDLPVMKSLPKGVKVSPSGDAESLNELSEGFATAITAGLMMVYAVLVLLFGTFLQPITILFSLPLSIGGAIAALLLTGKQLTTPVWIGILMLMGIVTKNAIMLVEFATTAIREGKKREDAMIDAGMKRARPIVMTTIAMAAGMMPSALAFGAGGEFRSPMALAVIGGLIFSTILSLVFVPAMFMVMDDFGALCWRLGKKLIVSSAETEDAGHGPDHHKEPPAKGPPAMSPAAK from the coding sequence ATGGCTTTGAACATCTCGGCTTGGTCGATCCGGAACCCGCTTCCTTCGATCGTCTTTTCAATCATTCTCCTGGTGCTGGGCTGGGTCAGCTTCACCAAGCTCGCGGTGACGCGGTTACCGAGCGCCGACATCCCAGTGATCTCGGTCGCGGTCGCGCAATTCGGCGCCGCTCCCGCTGAATTGGAAGCGCAGGTCACCAAAACCATCGAGGACGGCGTATCCGGCGTCGAGGGCGTGCGGCATATTTCGTCCTCAATCACCGATGGCCTGTCGGTGACGACGATCCAGTTCGCGCTCGAGACCAACACCGATCGCGCGCTCAACGACGTCAAGGATGCCGTCACCCGTGTACGCTCCAACCTGCCGCAGAACGTCAACGAGCCGCTGATCCAGCGCGTCGACGTGATCGGCCTGCCGATCGTCACCTATGCCGCGATCTCGCCGGGCAAGACGCCGGAGCAGCTTTCCTATTTCGTCGACGACGTCGTCAAGCGCGCGCTGCAGGGCGTCCGCGGCGTGGCGCAAGTCGAGCGCATCGGCGGTGTCGAGCGCGAAATTCTCGTTTCACTCGATCCCGATAGGCTGCAGGCGGCGGGGCTCACCGCGGTCAATGTCAGCCAGATCCTTCGCGGCACCAATGTCGACCTCGCCGGCGGCCGCGCCGAAATCGGCAAGAACGACCAGGCGATCCGCACGCTGGCGGGCGCCAAGACGCTGAACGATCTCGCCGGCACGATGATCCCGCTGTTCGGCGGCGGCGAAGTCCGGCTCGACGACCTCGGCACCGTCACCGACACCATTGCCGATCGCCGGACCTTTGCCCGCTTCAACGGCGAACCGGTGGTGGCGCTCGGCATCAAGCGCTCCAAGGGCGCCAGCGACGTGGTGGTGGCCGAGGCCGTGCAGAAGCGCATCGATGCGCTGAAGGTCGCCCATCCCGACGTCGACCTGAAATTGATCGACACCTCGGTCAACTTCACCAAGGGCAATTACGATGCGGCAATCTCGACCTTGTTCGAGGGCGCGATCCTCGCTGTCATCGTCGTGCTGCTGTTCCTGCGCGATATCAGAGCCACCATCATCGCCGCGATTTCGCTGCCGCTGTCGATCTTCCCGGCGTTTTGGGCGATGGACCTGCTCGGCTTCTCGCTGAATCTGGTCTCCTTCCTCGCCATCACGCTATCGACGGGTATTCTGGTCGACGATGCCATCGTCGAGATCGAGAACATCGTGCGCCATATGCGGATGGGCAAGTCGCCCTATCGTGCCGCGCTGGAGGCCGCCGACGAAATCGGCCTCGCCGTGATCGCGATCTCGCTGACCATCATCGCGATCTTTGCGCCCGCCAGCTTCATGTCCGGTATCGCCGGGCAGTTCTTCAAGCAGTTCGGCATCACCGTGTCGGTGCAGGTATTCTTCTCGCTGCTCGCCGCGCGCTTCGTCACGCCGGTGCTCGCCGCCTACTTCCTCAAGGACCACCCGCATGAGGATCCGCCGCCCGGGCGCATCCTGCAGACCTACACCAAACTCGTGACTTGGTCGGTGCGGCACTACTTCATCACGGTTTTGATCGGCTTCGGCGTCTTCGCCGCTTCGATCTGGAGCATCACGCTGTTGCCGCAGGGCTTCCTGCCCGCGCAGGACACCGCGCGCTCGCTGCTGGCGATGGAGCTGCCGCCGGGTTCGCAGCTTGCATATACCGAGAAGGTGACGGAAGAAATCGTCGCCCGTCTGCGCAAGCGTCCGGAGGTGAAGAGCATCTTCGTCGATGGCGGCCGGGTGCCGCCGGGGACGCAGGAAGTCCGGCGCGCCGCGCTGATCATCAACTACACGCCGAAGGCCGATCGCAAGATTACGCAGCGGCAGCTCGAACTCGAGATCGGCCAGGAGCTGGAAAACGTTCCCGATATCCGTTTCTGGTTCCTCGACGAAAACGGCCTGCGCGCGATTTCTCTTGTTGTGACCGGCACCGACAGCAACATTGTCAACAACGTCGCCAGCGAGCTGGCGACGCAGATGAAGCGGATCCCGATCATCGCCAACGTGATCTCGGAAACTGCGCTCGATCGCCCCGAGCTTCGCATCCGGCCTCGCGCCGAACTGGCGGCACGTCTTGGCGTCTCGACGGAGAGCCTGTCGCAGACGATTCGTGTCGCCACTATTGGCGACGTCGGTCCGGCATTGGCAAAATTCGACGCCGGCGACCGTCAGGTGCCGATCCGGGTCCAGCTCGAGGACAGTGCGCGCAGCGACCTGCAGATGCTGCAGCAATTGCGGGTGCCGCTCGGCCAGCGCGGCGAACGCGGCGGCGTGCCGCTGTCTGTCGTCGCCGACATCCAGCTCGATCAGGGTCCGACCAGCATCAACCGCTATGACCGCGAACGACAAGCGACCGTCGCAGCCGACCTCGTCGGCACTGCGGCGCTCGGCGACGCCACTAAGTTGATCTACGATCTTCCGGTCATGAAGAGCCTGCCGAAGGGCGTCAAGGTAAGTCCGTCGGGCGACGCCGAAAGCCTCAACGAATTGTCGGAAGGCTTTGCCACCGCCATCACTGCCGGCCTGATGATGGTCTACGCGGTGCTGGTGCTGTTGTTCGGCACCTTCCTGCAACCGATCACCATCCTGTTCTCGCTGCCGCTCTCGATCGGTGGCGCGATCGCGGCATTGCTGCTGACCGGCAAGCAGCTCACCACGCCGGTGTGGATCGGCATCCTGATGCTGATGGGCATCGTCACCAAGAACGCCATCATGCTGGTCGAATTCGCGACTACGGCGATCCGGGAGGGCAAGAAGCGCGAAGACGCCATGATCGACGCCGGCATGAAGCGCGCGCGCCCGATCGTGATGACGACGATTGCGATGGCGGCGGGCATGATGCCGTCAGCGCTGGCGTTCGGCGCCGGCGGTGAATTCCGCTCGCCGATGGCACTCGCCGTGATCGGCGGCCTGATCTTCTCCACTATCCTGTCGCTGGTGTTCGTGCCCGCGATGTTCATGGTGATGGACGATTTCGGCGCGCTGTGCTGGCGCCTCGGCAAGAAACTGATCGTCTCCAGCGCCGAGACGGAGGATGCCGGCCACGGACCGGACCATCACAAGGAGCCGCCCGCAAAGGGCCCGCCGGCGATGTCGCCTGCGGCGAAGTAA
- a CDS encoding type II toxin-antitoxin system RelE/ParE family toxin: MRYAVEQLKEHPQSGYQTDHPDVRVIFVARYPYKISYRVRDAVEILHIRHTSRRPWKNDS; encoded by the coding sequence ATTCGTTACGCCGTCGAACAGCTAAAAGAGCATCCGCAGAGCGGTTATCAGACCGACCATCCTGACGTCCGGGTGATATTTGTCGCTCGTTATCCCTACAAAATATCTTATCGCGTGCGGGATGCTGTAGAAATCCTGCACATCCGGCACACATCCCGAAGACCGTGGAAGAACGATAGCTAG
- a CDS encoding OmpA family protein — MANFSATKTLTAIISVAALGAAIGLSAGTALAQERNVTEDQIVRALAPEKKPLTRGLSVGPQQTVDPTAAAAESKFVQKIRGRSTRSLSTAEREEIAAIVKDKPKIDLEINFDYNSADISAKSLPSVQALGRALTNNDLKGSTFVVAGHTDAAGGEAYNQDLSERRADAIKRYLVDKYGINGTDLVTVGYGKSKLKDPSQPMAEVNRRVQVVNMENKATANASK; from the coding sequence ATGGCAAATTTCTCAGCAACGAAAACCCTTACCGCAATCATCTCGGTTGCGGCGCTCGGCGCAGCAATCGGCTTAAGTGCCGGAACTGCCCTCGCGCAGGAGAGGAACGTTACCGAAGATCAGATCGTCCGCGCTCTGGCGCCGGAGAAGAAGCCGCTCACCCGCGGCCTTTCGGTCGGCCCGCAACAGACCGTCGATCCGACCGCGGCCGCTGCCGAAAGCAAGTTCGTCCAGAAGATCCGCGGCCGCTCCACGCGCTCGCTCTCGACCGCCGAGCGCGAAGAAATCGCGGCCATCGTCAAGGACAAGCCGAAGATCGATCTGGAGATCAATTTCGACTATAACTCGGCCGACATCAGCGCGAAGTCGCTGCCGTCGGTTCAGGCGCTCGGCCGCGCGCTCACCAACAATGATCTGAAGGGCTCGACTTTCGTGGTCGCGGGCCACACCGACGCGGCCGGCGGCGAAGCCTACAACCAGGATCTGTCCGAGCGCCGCGCCGACGCGATCAAGCGCTATCTCGTCGACAAATACGGCATCAACGGCACCGATCTCGTCACCGTCGGATACGGCAAGAGCAAGCTCAAGGATCCGAGCCAGCCGATGGCGGAAGTGAACCGCCGCGTTCAGGTCGTCAACATGGAAAACAAGGCCACGGCGAACGCATCCAAGTAA
- a CDS encoding AsmA family protein, producing the protein MRALKIAGATIAAVIVVIALLLVIGIPSGFLKAEIQERIERETGYKLAINGGVKIGLWPQLNVRLNDVTLQDPRDRDINHRFTASSVEADVTLASLWAGRPQITDLVIIRPVVNLPLKRERVREANPPSKPAGGKTADAFSIEHISVTGGTIVFSNLRDRVENRIETVNADITIDADRKVTLTGSARSGGHPLKVEAKAALPAAPVERQNIPAEIKIDAPGLLHAQLTAKAEARLNGSVVMINGVTGALGDGAFNGWASVDLSSKPLVKLDLDFQKLTVAMSRSTDSSPAQPWSNATIDVNGLNYVDLQARISAAELKIGDARFTPAAIDATLTSGVLKAQVSNIGAYDGNANGDLTVDVSTANPTYAMRADLTSVRALPLLDGLADFDRLDGKMQAKISVRSSGTSQRAIMSNMAGTAFVVFQDGAIKGLNVAQMIRSLTASTLSGWQESDEKATDLSQLSASFKIDKGQAQTTDLNLVGPLVKMTGVGTIDLGTKQIGFRVEPKLVMTTEGQGRVSDPVGLGIPVMIEGPWGSPRIYPEMQGILDNPDAAYAKLKEMGKGLFGANGAGLGAAIGNLLGGGQQGAADGQGVAPGTGQAGGRPNDPLGGQLGETIGNLIQGLGGLGQNQPPGGTRPGGQRSLTPTSPAEAPTQAVPAEPAPPAAPSDTTVQQDSQPMNEVLRQLFNR; encoded by the coding sequence ATGAGAGCACTGAAAATTGCCGGCGCCACCATTGCCGCCGTGATCGTCGTCATCGCGCTGCTGCTGGTGATCGGCATCCCCTCGGGCTTCCTGAAGGCTGAGATCCAGGAGCGGATCGAGCGCGAGACCGGCTACAAGCTCGCCATCAATGGCGGCGTCAAGATCGGCCTGTGGCCACAGCTCAACGTTCGGCTGAACGACGTCACGCTCCAGGATCCCAGGGATCGCGACATCAACCATCGTTTCACCGCCTCGAGCGTCGAGGCGGACGTGACGCTGGCGAGCCTGTGGGCCGGCCGGCCGCAGATCACCGACCTCGTTATCATCCGCCCGGTTGTGAACCTGCCGCTGAAGCGCGAGCGCGTGAGGGAAGCCAATCCTCCCTCGAAGCCCGCTGGCGGCAAGACGGCGGACGCCTTTTCGATCGAGCATATCAGCGTCACCGGCGGCACCATCGTGTTCTCCAATCTGCGCGACCGGGTCGAGAACAGGATCGAGACCGTCAACGCCGACATCACCATTGACGCTGACCGCAAGGTCACGCTGACCGGCAGTGCGCGCAGCGGCGGCCATCCGCTGAAAGTCGAGGCCAAGGCGGCGCTGCCCGCAGCCCCAGTCGAGCGGCAGAATATTCCGGCCGAGATCAAGATCGACGCGCCCGGCCTGTTGCACGCGCAGCTCACGGCGAAGGCCGAAGCCCGGCTCAACGGCTCGGTCGTGATGATCAACGGCGTTACCGGCGCGCTCGGCGACGGCGCGTTCAACGGCTGGGCCTCGGTCGATCTGTCGAGCAAGCCGCTCGTGAAGCTCGACCTCGATTTCCAGAAGCTCACGGTCGCGATGTCGCGCAGCACCGATTCTTCCCCGGCGCAGCCCTGGAGCAACGCGACGATCGACGTCAACGGCCTCAATTATGTCGATCTGCAGGCGCGCATTTCCGCCGCCGAACTCAAGATCGGCGACGCGCGCTTCACCCCTGCCGCGATCGACGCCACGCTCACAAGCGGCGTTCTGAAGGCGCAGGTTTCCAATATCGGCGCCTATGACGGCAACGCCAATGGCGACCTGACCGTCGACGTCTCCACTGCCAATCCCACTTACGCGATGCGCGCCGATCTCACCAGCGTGCGCGCGCTGCCGCTGCTGGACGGCCTTGCCGATTTCGACAGGCTCGATGGCAAGATGCAGGCGAAGATCAGCGTGCGCTCCTCCGGCACCAGCCAGCGCGCGATCATGTCGAACATGGCGGGCACCGCCTTCGTCGTGTTCCAGGACGGCGCCATCAAGGGACTCAACGTCGCCCAAATGATCCGCTCGCTGACGGCGAGCACACTGTCGGGGTGGCAGGAGAGCGATGAGAAGGCGACCGACCTCAGCCAGCTTTCGGCATCGTTCAAGATCGACAAGGGGCAGGCGCAGACCACGGACCTCAACCTCGTCGGCCCGCTGGTGAAGATGACCGGCGTCGGCACCATCGATCTCGGCACCAAGCAGATCGGCTTCCGTGTCGAGCCGAAACTCGTGATGACCACCGAAGGCCAGGGCCGCGTCAGCGATCCGGTCGGGCTGGGCATTCCCGTGATGATCGAGGGCCCGTGGGGGAGCCCACGGATTTATCCGGAGATGCAGGGCATCCTCGACAATCCCGACGCCGCCTATGCCAAGCTGAAGGAAATGGGCAAGGGCCTGTTCGGCGCGAACGGCGCCGGGCTTGGCGCTGCGATCGGCAACCTGCTCGGCGGCGGACAACAGGGTGCGGCCGATGGACAAGGTGTCGCGCCCGGCACCGGCCAGGCTGGCGGCCGGCCGAACGATCCGCTCGGCGGCCAGCTTGGCGAGACCATCGGCAATCTCATTCAGGGCTTGGGTGGATTGGGCCAGAATCAGCCCCCAGGCGGCACGCGTCCGGGCGGTCAACGGAGCCTGACGCCGACCTCGCCCGCCGAGGCGCCGACGCAAGCTGTGCCGGCCGAGCCCGCGCCTCCAGCGGCGCCGAGCGATACGACCGTGCAGCAGGACAGCCAGCCGATGAACGAGGTGCTGCGGCAGCTGTTCAATCGGTGA
- a CDS encoding efflux RND transporter periplasmic adaptor subunit → MKFSEYLKPALGVGFVAALAIGYYWFEHRPRAEEKETPGQALVIVTKSTNACFSDMVRVTGFIVPRREAQIGVDQEGSRVTDLFVKEGDTVTENQEMARLTPPPQVPGAPGGRPGPISLRAPAAGLVTEVRTAVGAPASPQAGPMFRISVNNEIELEAEVPSVHLLKLNPGATVRISRDDAPDVVGKVRQISPQIDRNTQLGKVRISLNNNPSLKVGMFARANIDAKRSCGVAVPRTAIDRLTLQVVKGNTIETRKVRVGLTSETSTEILEGLDVGEIVVADAGTSLHDGDQVKTMFADELERTRAR, encoded by the coding sequence ATGAAATTCTCCGAATATCTCAAACCTGCGCTCGGAGTTGGCTTCGTTGCTGCTCTCGCCATTGGCTATTACTGGTTCGAGCACCGTCCGCGCGCGGAAGAAAAAGAAACGCCGGGCCAGGCGCTGGTGATCGTGACCAAATCCACCAATGCCTGCTTTTCCGATATGGTGCGCGTCACCGGCTTCATCGTGCCGCGCCGCGAGGCCCAGATCGGCGTCGATCAGGAAGGCTCCAGGGTCACCGATCTGTTCGTCAAGGAAGGCGATACGGTCACCGAAAATCAGGAGATGGCGCGCCTCACCCCGCCGCCGCAAGTACCGGGCGCTCCGGGAGGCCGGCCCGGACCGATATCGCTTCGCGCCCCCGCCGCCGGCCTCGTCACCGAAGTCAGGACTGCAGTCGGCGCGCCGGCTTCGCCGCAGGCCGGCCCGATGTTCCGCATTTCCGTGAACAATGAAATCGAGCTCGAAGCCGAAGTGCCGAGCGTTCACCTGCTCAAGCTCAATCCGGGTGCCACGGTGCGCATCAGTCGTGACGATGCGCCCGACGTCGTCGGCAAGGTCCGCCAGATCTCGCCACAGATCGACCGCAACACCCAGCTCGGCAAGGTCCGGATCTCGCTGAACAATAATCCGTCGCTGAAAGTCGGCATGTTTGCCCGCGCCAATATCGACGCCAAGCGCTCCTGCGGCGTCGCCGTCCCGCGCACCGCCATCGACCGCCTGACCCTGCAGGTGGTCAAGGGCAATACCATCGAAACACGAAAAGTACGGGTCGGCCTGACCTCCGAAACCTCCACTGAAATTCTTGAAGGCCTCGACGTCGGCGAAATCGTCGTGGCCGACGCTGGCACCTCGCTACATGACGGCGACCAGGTCAAGACCATGTTCGCCGACGAACTCGAGCGCACGCGGGCACGCTAA
- a CDS encoding adenylate/guanylate cyclase domain-containing protein — translation MSEGNDRVRFLREGLFAKYVVALVGLVVFVLAVNGAMEIWITYRGIKSSLHDGMSDKAEATAKRIAQSVSELERQISWVTRASSNTLDLRRADYTQLLRQVPQVSQLSLLNSNGREQLRLTRQTVTLGSNADFSRDVRFTETVSRGTSFAPAYLRDQQPFMSIALSHADGSITVAEVDLDFLSEFLIDAQVGKVAYAYVTDSKGDVLATSSNGPEVGKNLSALPQVLAVSKPGGVAPASGTDANGDAVLTTSSLVPKLGWRVFFEQPTAQALTPIRDQLVRIALLIALGLVVAIIAGTIMARRLLVPITALQAGARRLGAGDFGHRIEVKTSDELEELANQFNGMAGQLAETYSNLEAKVNERTRDLAQSINELKVLEEVGRAVASSLDLNAVLPTVAARALEITHADAVLIYGYDAGNHQFSLTEAIGIDKAAEGRHRAIDADHSPLGEAATSGEPIAIPQLSAMPEHALRDVAVEAGFHSVLVVPLVDQTGILGSLVVLRRNEGEFSANLIGLMKTFAHQAVLAMRNARLFSEVDHKSRELLAANDIVREQASKLQEQTDQLRDWNRSLEERVETQLGEIERIRRLERFLAPQVAQLIASSDGHEGLLDSHRREVTVVFCDLRGFTAFTETTEPEEAMNVLREYHAALGELIFKYEGTLDRYAGDGVMILFNAPIQFEDHTARAVRMAIEMRDTIGALTEKWRNRGHNLGFGIGIALGYATLGQIGFEQRLEYAAIGSVTNLASRLCDEAKANQIVVSRRVYGMVEPWVEGRPIDDLNLKGFNHPILAAEITAWRESVDNVVDAAAARRKKMS, via the coding sequence ATGAGCGAGGGCAACGACAGAGTCAGGTTTCTGCGCGAGGGGCTGTTCGCCAAATACGTCGTCGCGCTGGTCGGGCTCGTCGTGTTCGTGCTGGCCGTCAACGGCGCGATGGAAATCTGGATCACCTATCGCGGCATCAAGAGCTCGCTCCACGACGGCATGTCTGATAAGGCGGAGGCAACCGCCAAGCGGATCGCGCAATCGGTCTCCGAGCTGGAGCGGCAGATCTCCTGGGTGACGCGCGCCTCCTCCAACACGCTGGATCTGCGTCGCGCCGACTACACCCAATTGCTGCGGCAGGTGCCGCAGGTCAGCCAGCTCTCGCTGCTGAACAGCAATGGCCGCGAACAGCTCCGCCTGACGCGACAGACCGTCACGCTCGGCAGCAATGCCGATTTCTCCCGCGACGTCCGCTTTACCGAAACCGTCTCGCGTGGCACCAGCTTTGCGCCGGCCTATCTGCGCGACCAGCAGCCGTTCATGTCGATCGCGCTGTCGCATGCCGACGGCAGCATCACGGTGGCCGAAGTCGACCTCGATTTTCTCTCGGAGTTTTTGATCGACGCCCAGGTCGGCAAGGTGGCGTATGCCTATGTCACCGATTCCAAAGGCGACGTGCTGGCGACTTCCTCCAACGGACCCGAGGTCGGCAAGAATCTGTCGGCGCTGCCGCAGGTCTTAGCCGTCAGCAAGCCCGGCGGCGTCGCGCCGGCGTCGGGCACCGATGCCAATGGCGATGCCGTGCTGACGACCTCGAGCCTGGTGCCGAAACTCGGCTGGCGCGTGTTCTTCGAACAGCCGACGGCGCAGGCGCTGACGCCGATCCGCGATCAACTGGTGCGGATCGCGCTTTTGATCGCGCTCGGCCTCGTTGTAGCGATCATCGCCGGCACCATCATGGCGCGGCGCCTGCTGGTGCCGATCACGGCGCTGCAGGCCGGCGCGCGGCGGCTCGGCGCCGGCGATTTCGGCCACCGCATCGAGGTGAAGACCTCGGACGAATTGGAGGAGCTCGCCAACCAGTTCAACGGCATGGCCGGGCAACTCGCCGAGACCTATTCGAACCTCGAAGCCAAGGTGAACGAGCGGACGCGGGATCTGGCGCAATCGATCAACGAGCTCAAGGTGCTCGAGGAGGTCGGCCGCGCGGTCGCGTCCTCGCTCGACCTCAACGCGGTGCTGCCGACGGTCGCCGCGCGCGCGCTCGAGATAACGCACGCCGACGCGGTGCTGATCTACGGCTATGACGCCGGCAATCACCAGTTTAGCCTGACCGAGGCCATCGGCATCGACAAGGCTGCCGAAGGCCGCCATCGCGCCATCGACGCCGACCATTCGCCGCTCGGCGAGGCTGCGACCAGCGGCGAGCCAATCGCGATCCCACAGCTCAGCGCGATGCCCGAACATGCCCTGCGCGATGTCGCTGTTGAGGCCGGCTTCCACTCGGTGCTGGTGGTGCCCCTGGTCGACCAGACCGGCATTTTGGGATCGCTGGTGGTGCTGCGGCGGAACGAGGGTGAATTCTCCGCCAACCTGATCGGCCTGATGAAGACCTTTGCGCACCAGGCGGTGCTGGCGATGCGCAATGCGCGGCTGTTTTCCGAAGTGGACCACAAAAGCCGCGAGCTGCTCGCCGCCAACGACATCGTGCGCGAACAGGCGAGTAAGCTCCAAGAGCAGACGGACCAGCTCCGCGACTGGAATCGCTCGCTGGAGGAGCGGGTCGAGACGCAGCTCGGCGAGATCGAGCGTATCCGGCGGCTGGAGCGTTTTCTGGCGCCGCAGGTGGCGCAGCTCATCGCCTCCTCCGACGGTCATGAGGGCCTGCTCGACAGCCATCGCCGCGAAGTGACGGTGGTGTTCTGCGATTTGCGCGGCTTCACCGCGTTCACCGAGACCACCGAGCCGGAAGAGGCGATGAACGTGCTGCGCGAATATCACGCAGCCCTCGGCGAACTGATCTTCAAATATGAGGGCACGCTCGACCGCTATGCCGGCGACGGCGTGATGATCCTGTTCAACGCGCCGATCCAGTTCGAGGACCATACCGCGCGCGCCGTTCGCATGGCTATCGAGATGCGCGACACCATCGGCGCCCTGACCGAGAAGTGGCGCAACCGCGGCCACAATCTCGGCTTCGGCATCGGCATCGCGCTCGGCTACGCCACGCTCGGCCAGATCGGTTTTGAGCAGCGCCTGGAATACGCTGCGATCGGCAGCGTCACCAACCTTGCTTCGCGCCTCTGCGACGAAGCCAAGGCCAACCAGATCGTGGTGTCCAGGCGCGTCTACGGCATGGTCGAGCCATGGGTCGAAGGCCGGCCGATCGACGATTTGAATTTGAAGGGCTTCAACCACCCGATCCTGGCCGCGGAGATCACCGCCTGGCGCGAGTCGGTGGATAATGTCGTCGATGCAGCCGCGGCGCGACGGAAGAAGATGTCGTAA
- a CDS encoding Crp/Fnr family transcriptional regulator has translation MTKQAEFAVILKMNPMFADLGADELQRISGLCHTQQLGIGEMLFQKGDPGDALYGVRRGQIRIETGASDGSRLTLNFMGPGDLFGEVAVLDGQSRTADATAGEPSELFVLRREDFLAFLEREPKVAIKIIMLLCQRIRWQSERMEESVLQPLPVRLARRLCALASDFGSEVHISQEQLGVFVGAARESVNRQLQLWRKDGILDLQRGRILLQNMTKLTAVARNE, from the coding sequence ATGACCAAACAGGCCGAATTTGCGGTCATTTTGAAAATGAACCCGATGTTTGCGGATTTGGGCGCCGACGAATTGCAGCGGATCTCCGGCCTTTGCCATACCCAGCAGCTCGGCATCGGCGAAATGTTGTTCCAGAAAGGCGATCCCGGCGACGCCCTGTACGGCGTCCGCCGCGGCCAGATCCGGATTGAAACCGGCGCCTCCGACGGCAGTCGCCTGACGCTGAATTTCATGGGGCCCGGCGATCTCTTCGGCGAAGTCGCCGTGCTCGACGGCCAGAGCCGCACCGCAGACGCTACCGCCGGCGAGCCGTCGGAACTGTTCGTGCTGCGGCGCGAGGATTTCCTCGCCTTCCTGGAGCGCGAGCCCAAGGTCGCAATCAAGATCATCATGCTCTTGTGCCAGCGCATCCGCTGGCAGAGCGAACGGATGGAAGAATCCGTGCTGCAGCCGCTACCGGTCCGGCTGGCGCGGAGGCTCTGTGCGCTCGCTTCCGATTTCGGTTCCGAAGTTCACATTTCGCAGGAGCAGCTCGGCGTCTTCGTCGGCGCCGCCCGCGAAAGCGTCAACCGGCAACTGCAGCTCTGGCGCAAGGACGGCATCTTGGACCTGCAGCGCGGACGGATATTGCTGCAGAACATGACCAAGCTGACCGCGGTGGCGAGGAACGAGTAG